The Polyodon spathula isolate WHYD16114869_AA chromosome 10, ASM1765450v1, whole genome shotgun sequence genome contains the following window.
tatatatatatatatatatatatatatatatatatatatatatatattttttttcctttttttttaaataaataaataaaactttggcAACCATGGAACGCTTTCGTATGGTGTTCCAGTTCTTCCAATCCAACACTGAATCCGTAGCGAACGGGATCTGCGCTTTGCTGACTCTGGCCAGCGTGAAGATATACACCATCTTCGACTTCAACTGCCCATGCCTTCCCAAGTATAACGTGCTGTACGGCATGGGGGTCATGTTCATCCCGCCGGTGGTGCTGTTCTTTGTGGGGATCATCGTCAACAAGCACTCGGTTATGATGCTGGAGGAGTGGACAAGGCCCACTGGAAAGCGGAAAAAGAACCCAGCTATTATCAAGTAAGAAGGTCTTTATTGAGGGGAGCGGTCAGGAATGGGTTGATGTTGAGCTTTTTAGTTTAGGTACAGCGCTCATGACGCCAGCAAAGTAAATGTTCTGCTTTAGTTTATTTGTTCTTGGCATGCGGTTTTTATACAGTGACGGTCGCACATTGATCCggtttttaattgtatataaagATTTGTGAGATTGGTTGAACTGCTGGTCATGTCGCTGGTGACACAGTGGGTGTCAAGCAGTTTATTTAGTGTCCAGCCACATTCTGATTAACAGGGCGTTCCACCAGTCCTAAGGGGGGTATCTATACATACacagatacatactgtacataccgCTGATTGCCATGTGTCCTGCTAGTTTACACGTTTTAACAGATTTTAACACTACCCTGTTTCACAGAATTATTCCttaaatgttgtgtttatttagtttattttattttttttaccctgcaTCACATCACGTCGACCCATTTCCCCCCTTTTATATTGTCCAGAACTAGCCTTTCTGTCAGGAACAACCTTTGTTTAATGTCATAATCCAAAACTCTAAGCTGTTTTTTCAGAGGCTTCACATCATTGTAATAGTTTTACCACACCTGACCGAGCGGCTATACCATACAGCAGGGTCTACAAACACAGCTCTAAGCGTGAAGgttttcacattgttttaatagTCTGCACCTCTGTTCAGGTTCATGTTCACAAACTTGATTCAGAGAGCCATGATTGCCCCCGTGGTCTGGATCTTAGTGACCCTGCTGGATGGAAAGTGCTTCATCTGTGCCTTCAGTGTCACTGTGGACCCCAGCAGATTTAATGGCCTCCCGAATGTGCCAGGCTTGGATATAACCCGCGTTCTGGCCAAGGTTCCCTGCAAGGAGGACATCATCTTCCAGAACACCTCC
Protein-coding sequences here:
- the LOC121321432 gene encoding calcium homeostasis modulator protein 3-like, which produces MERFRMVFQFFQSNTESVANGICALLTLASVKIYTIFDFNCPCLPKYNVLYGMGVMFIPPVVLFFVGIIVNKHSVMMLEEWTRPTGKRKKNPAIIKFMFTNLIQRAMIAPVVWILVTLLDGKCFICAFSVTVDPSRFNGLPNVPGLDITRVLAKVPCKEDIIFQNTSSRKAVSRYLRCWSQALGWSILLFLIMLAVVARCLKPCFNHAAFLQARYWSSYADLEQKLFDETCSTHAREFARKCVIQFFESMHEEMCQGMILPLDDKDDHLHGITSRKQVNKLLQSWYLSKPDLDVTKIAQRQYNRARVRVTWEGDQNESRQAFKQNEHSPHTDV